Proteins from a genomic interval of Chanodichthys erythropterus isolate Z2021 chromosome 6, ASM2448905v1, whole genome shotgun sequence:
- the nckap1l gene encoding nck-associated protein 1-like, whose translation MAYQCKLAEKLIILNERGQGVLVRMNHIKKVCTDPKRRPAYFTDKSMESAIKYINRKFPNIDFRGGSQHLSSIQKQKAVVLEGLHSYYESFIDVMEFRDNVYELLNTIDACQCFFNIAVNFDFTKNYLDLIVTYASVIYMLSRIDDKKLIVGMYNCAYELSNGNSDPSYPRLGQMFLEYDHPWKKLSEEFGPHTKSVTEALLSLHMVYPRRNLSADQWRGAQLLSLLASPATMLTPACCDTMACEYLSMEAMERWILIGFLLCHGSLNSNAGSQGLWKMALRNGLYITVIRDEVLNIHKLSEEFFDSLKGYSKRIPDIKECKEYVITNCGALRREKRSFLRNALKELTKVLEDEPALLGPKALFVFMALSFSRDEVLWLVRHAENIPKTKTPEDYADSQMAELLYYMERLRALLAKHRYIIQRYHLQYLSQYDALVLNETIQGMSVCPEEESVLMSSFVSTLSAMSLKHLNAGEEFDLKPLRLDWLRLQAYTSVSKASLALKDYPELAKIMNMAQFHTRMMDNVNELLCETADLSILCFHARVFEKMFSQSSEDVSMQRYLIAFPLVCSHFSQCLHPLCPEEAEEMEKQSLKLCVMFLEEISRQTCSVVLEICAEQCNLNEKLLPKHSAETISTVRNKKLKKPVPKKGDVPKEKPGTESLRKDRLIVTNLDKMHLSLTELCTSYSFCTDFTVFKHIVVPAEFLLTQLEMRLNKVIVQMASYNQSTHEIARPSDLLAGIQAYVTSLHSLSCYINIDVARMVKSVLLQQTQPLDSYGAQTITTLYTNWFLEGLLRQASSALIVHCPTTQCFVNQNTENEQSFHAEEYSDICSLRTLAELIGPYGMKFLNENLMWHIISQVGELKKLVSDNMDVLVQMRANFDKPEAMIDLQKKLTGCENVLKRMTIIGVILSFRSMVQDSLQEILDRHCPYVMRPIKCLKDFMQPDLDIKMTLGVYEMASAAGLPCEIDPALVSAIANMQTENVSLEEEFKITCLLLVYIAVSLPTLCLDPNSFYSREHGGHQNNIHCLATAVNHLAAAMFTVQRKNIQVQLQEFLKVASSILLQLGQNMERVEIKNRDSVYLILHMIVEQSPFLSQDMLEMCFPYVLLRNAYREVNKVFIHTTG comes from the exons CAACATCTGAGCAGCATACAGAAGCAGAAGGCAGTCGTTCTGGAGGGCCTGCACAGTTACTATGAGTCCTTCATCGATGTCATGGAGTTCAGG GACAATGTTTATGAGTTGCTCAACACAATAGATGCCTGCCAGTGCTTCTTCAACATT GCTGTAAATTTTGACTTCACCAAGAACTACCTGGATCTCATCGTCACCTACGCCTCAGTCATTTACATGTTGTCCCGCATCGATGACAAGAAGTTGATTGTGGGAATGTATAACTGTGCATATGAGCTGTCCAATGGAAACAG TGATCCCTCGTACCCTCGACTGGGACAGATGTTCTTAGAGTACGACCATCCCTGGAAAAAACTGTCGGAGGAGTTCGGTCCCCACACCAAG TCTGTGACAGAGGCTCTTCTCTCGCTGCATATGGTGTATCCACGGAGGAATCTTTCAGCTGACCAGTGGCGCGGCGCTCAACTCCTGTCACTGCTGGCTTCCCCCGCCACCATGCTCACCCCTGCGTGTTGTGACACT ATGGCTTGTGAGTATCTGTCCATGGAGGCGATGGAGCGCTGGATCCTCA TTGGCTTCCTGTTGTGTCATGGCAGTCTAAACAGCAATGCTGGCTCTCAGGGTTTATGGAAGATGGCCCTTCGTAACGGTCTGTACATCACAGTCATCAGAGACGAGGTTCTCAACATACACAAGCTCTCCGAGGAGTTCTTCGACAGTCTCAAAGG GTACAGTAAGCGCATTCCCGACATCAAAGAATGTAAAGAGTATGTCATCACTAACTG CGGGGCGTTGCGGAGAGAGAAGCGCAGCTTCCTGAGAAATGCTCTGAAGGAACTGACCAAAGTTTTGGAGGATGAACCTGCACTGCTTGGACCCAAG GCTTTATTTGTGTTCATGGCGCTGTCGTTCTCCCGTGATGAAGTGCTCTGGCTTGTgcgtcatgctgagaacatccCCAAAACCAAGACACCAGAGGATTATGCAGACTC ACAGATGGCGGAGCTCCTGTACTACATGGAACGGCTGCGAGCTCTGCTGGCTAAACACAGATATATCATTCAACGCTACCATCTTCAGTACTTGTCACAGTATGATGCTCTAGTGCTCAATGAAACCATCCAG GGCATGTCCGTCTGTCCAGAGGAGGAATCGGTTCTCATGTCGTCATTCGTCTCAACTCTGTCTGCAATGAGTCTCAAGCACT TGAATGCTGGAGAAGAATTTGACCTGAAACCGCTCAGACTGGACTGGTTACGACTGCAG GCTTACACCAGTGTTAGTAAAGCTTCTCTGGCACTGAAGGACTACCCTGAGCTCGCCAAGATCATGAACATGGCCCAGTTTCACACCAGGATGATGGACAATGTGAATGAACTCCTCTGTGAGACGGCCGATCTCTCCATTCTCTG CTTCCACGCGCGCGTGTTTGAGAAGATGTTCTCTCAGAGCAGCGAGGACGTGTCCATGCAGCGCTACCTCATTGCTTTCCCACTCGTCTGTTCACACTTCAGTCAGTGTCTCCATCCGCTCTGTCCAGAGGAG GCTGAAGAAATGGAGAAGCAAAGTTTGAAGCTGTGTGTGATGTTTCTGGAGGAGATTTCTCGTCAGACATGTTCGGTTGTGCTGGAGATATGTGCCGAACAATGTAACCTCAATGAGAAG TTATTGCCCAAACACAGTGCTGAGACCATCAGCACAGTGCGCAATAAAAAACTGAAGAAACCGGTACCAAAGAAAGGAGACGTGCCTAAAGAGAAACCAGGGACTGAAAGCCTCAGGAAGGACAGACTCATCGTCACAAA TCTGGATAAGATGCACCTGTCGCTGACCGAACTCTGCACTTCCTATAGCTTCTGCACTGATTTCACAGTGTTCAAACACATTGTTGTTCCTGCCGAGTTCCTGCTCACACAGCTGGAGATGAGACTCAACAA GGTAATCGTGCAGATGGCCAGTTATAACCAGAGCACTCATGAGATCGCCCGACCGTCTGACCTGCTGGCTGGGATTCAAGCGTATGTTACGAGTCTGCACAGCCTCAGCTGCTACATCAACATCGATGTCGCACGGATGGTGAAGAGCGTCTTGTTGCAGCAGACGCAACCGCTGGACTCGTACGGAGCACAGACCATCACAACACTCTATACTAACTG GTTTCTTGAGGGTCTCTTGCGTCAGGCCAGCAGCGCTCTCATAGTCCACTGTCCTACCACACAGTGCTTTGTCAACCAGAACACTGAGAATGAGCAGAGCTTTCATGCTGAGGAATACTCTGATATATGCA GTTTGCGGACATTGGCTGAACTGATTGGGCCTTATGGAATGAAGTTTTTAAATGAGAATCTCATGTGGCACATCATATCCCAAGTTGGAGAACTGAAG aAACTTGTAAGTGATAACATGGATGTGCTGGTGCAAATGAGAGCTAACTTTGACAAACCTGAGGCAATGATTGACCTTCAAAAGAAACTGACAG GCTGTGAAAATGTGTTGAAGAGAATGACCATTATCGGTGTGATTCTGTCATTTCGGTCCATGGTCCAAGACTCTCTTCAGGAG ATCTTGGACAGACACTGTCCATATGTAATGAGACCCATCAAATGTCTGAAGGACTTTATGCAGCCCGACCTTGACATCAAG ATGACACTCGGTGTGTACGAAATGGCGTCAGCGGCTGGTTTGCCCTGTGAGATCGATCCCGCGCTGGTTTCGGCAATTGCAAACATGCAAACAG AAAACGTTTCGCTTGAGGAGGAGTTTAAAATCACCTGTCTGCTGCTGGTCTATATAGCAGTGTCTCTACCCACCCTGTGCCTGGATCCAAACTCATTCTACAGCCGAGAACATGGAG GTCACCAAAACAACATCCACTGCTTGGCCACAGCTGTTAACCATCTGGCTGCAGCGATGTTCACTGTCCAGAGAAAGAACATCCAGGTGCAGCTTCAAGAGTTCTTGAAG GTGGCATCCTCGATCTTACTGCAGCTTGGTCAGAATATGGAGCGAGTGGAAATAAAGAACAGAGATTCAGTTTATCTCATTCTACACATG ATTGTGGAGCAGTCGCCGTTCTTAAGTCAAGACATGCTGGAAATGTGTTTCCCATACGTGCTCCTGCGAAACGCTTACAGAGAAGTGAACAAGGTCTTCATCCACACAACAGGCTGA
- the tegt gene encoding probable Bax inhibitor 1, which yields MNVFDRSINFDALFKFSQISRSTQQHLKNVYASLAVCMLVATAGSYIYVMTRLFPGGLTMLGSLAMMGWLAMTPHSPQTEKKRLAILAAFAFFTGLGLGPLMDYVISINPSIIVTAFLGTSVIFGCFTLSALYAQRRSYLFLGGTLMSGLTVLLVVSFLNMFFASEMVFKAHVYLGLAIMCGFVLFDTQLIIEKAEMGDKDYIWHCVDLFLDFVTIFRKLVIILSMNEKEKKKEKK from the exons ATGAACGTGTTTGATCGCAGCATAAACTTTGATGCTCTCTTCAAGTTCTCTCAAAT CTCTCGCTCGACTCAGCAGCACCTGAAGAATGTCTATGCCAGTCTGGCAGTGTGTATGCTGGTGGCAACCGCCGGCTCCTACATCTATGTCATGACAAGACTGTTTCCG GGTGGGCTCACCATGCTTGGGTCACTGGCTATGATGGGTTGGCTCGCCATGACCCCTCACAGCCCTCAGACGGAGAAGAAGAGGTTGGCCATCCTGGCTGCTTTTGCTTTCTTCACAG GTCTTGGACTCGGCCCGCTTATGGACTATGTCATCAGTATTAACCCAAG TATCATCGTGACCGCCTTCCTGGGTACCTCTGTCATCTTCGGCTGCTTCACGTTGAGCGCGCTCTATGCCCAGCGCAGAAGTTATCTCTTCTTGGGAG GCACTCTGATGTCTGGCCTGACTGTTCTGCTGGTCGTCTCCTTCCTCAACATGTTCTTTGCCTCAGAGATGGTCTTTAAG GCTCACGTGTATCTGGGTCTGGCCATCATGTGTGGCTTTGTGCTGTTTGACACTCAGCTTATTATTGAGAAGGCAGAAATGGGAGACAAAGATTACATCTG GCATTGTGTCGACCTCTTCCTGGACTTTGTGACCATCTTCAGAAAGCTTGTTATCATCCTTTCTATGAATGAGAAG GAAAAGAAGAAGGAGAAGAAGTAA